From the genome of Toxoplasma gondii ME49 chromosome XII, whole genome shotgun sequence:
CGCGTCCGCTATCGGACGGTCGACGTTTTAGTTCTCTAGAATGCTTTCACAggacaaaaagagagagatagaccTTCATACGGTGTCCCATTTGACTGCTGAAGAACCAACTTCCGAAACAACACACACATGAGTTCGTTTGCGTGACTGTCACCAGGCATACACCACCCATCAGATATCCATGAGCGTGACGGTAGAAGCTGTAAACAAAGGACTCCGAACAACACTCCTTCGCAAAGAGGCATCCATTTCAGACACCAGAGAAAGACTCTTTTCTCAGGCTGTCGTGACGAGACGCAACGCGTCTTGCAGAGCCGTCGTGTAGTGGTTGACAGCTTGGACGATATCAtcgtctgctccttctcgGGCCTACACGACGCACAAAACACGAACTCGGTCTGCCGGGATACACCAAGAATTTCTCTAGAGAGCGAAAGTTTGTAAAATACACCAGAGGCACGGCCTCCCACTCCTCTGTATCTCAAGCCGCTGGGAAGGTGCTCTGCGTGTCGGTTTGAAACGCTCTGAGTCTTCTCCAAGTGCTGTTCTCCCACTATTCTGTCGTCACTCTCTGACATACCGTTGGATGAAATTCATTTCTCACTAATTCCAACCGTTCGTAAGACCTCTTCCTACCGTACATGAATGGTGTTTTTAGCATATTGTGCGGTGTTGAAAGTAAGTACCCCCGTACGCACAAGATCATCTCAGAAACTCGAATACATAGTCTGAGGTGTACATCCCTGAACATGGAGGAACTTGCGGGAATGGATTTATGTGTGCTTGCATGCCTCCCGCCTGTCTGGCTGTTCCTTTGCAAAGGGTTCGTGAACAGCTATCTCTTTTATAGGTCTTGCCTGTCGAAGGAGGAGTCGATTCGGTTTGGCTAGCTTAAACTGTGGACGATTTCCGTCAAAGCGTTTCAAAAGCAAGCACATATTTTAGTGTGTGAACTCTTTTTGCAGGTCGACAAACCCCACAAAGAACTGCGCACCTGAGACTCGAGGACGAGGCCATTTTTGAGAGCAGCAATTTCCTCCAAGACGAAGGTCTGAaatttctcttcgttccgcTCGCGAattctcttcgcctcttccatCTCCTCGTGCGCCTGCTCGTATTTCTGCTGGCGAGTGTTCTAAAAAACAAGCGCAGTTTCGAGGGGCCACGTTGAGCAAACCTTATGCCGGCGGAAAAGAACTAGGGCGGGACAGCGAAACGCACAGGGGTCTTAGCGACCCCGTCCCTATCGCTTCGGTAAATCATGAATGTactgaaaaaaggaaaagaagcctAATATCCGGGTAGGTTCTTCAACCGTACGAAACGAAAATGAGACACGTGTCCGATTCAGGAGAACCATTACGAAAGACCCTGAAGCtccagaagagacggaaagaTCAACGCATTCACGACTGTTGAGCGCTTGCAGACTTTTTATTTGGCTCAGAAGTCGATTTCGCACGAGGGAGATCTGATGGAAAACTCGCTTTTCTGCTGCACTCACTTTCTCCGCTTCGAATTTTCCCTCTGTGCGATACTCGAGTTCTCCGAGTCTCTTGGCGAGCTGGacttctcgctcttgtctcAACTGACTCTCGGTCTCGAGCGCTGCCTAGAaagtcgaaaaaaaacaggaaatcAAGTGCACAACTTTCTGTGGAACGATCTGGGAATTTTGATCCCCGGGAAAAGTGATCAAACACACTGCGCGACTGTTTGCAGTTTTGGCGCCCGGAAAGCCACCCTTTGCAGAATGCACaagtcttccttttctgatCCTGAGATGGCATATATTTTGCTCAAAAAACCTTTGCCAACTCGTGTCCAAGCCCAATCACTGGCTATGTGCATGAACCCTTCACAGGCAgcctttctgtcttcagaAAAAGGCAAAAACATCTTTCTAAGCGTGTATCCGTCCGGTGTAAGTACCCTCTGAATGCACACTCGTGAGAAAACCACCCGACGCTTGGAGTGGTGTAGAGCAACCACGAAAAATTTGCTTGCCGGTATGTCCTCCcaactggagtcatattcagtagAGGCAAGACTGTCTACATATGCGTCCTTGGACGGTCTATTCCCTTCTTATCGCGTGAtttgaggagacagactTCGTCGTTGAACTGCATCTACAAATCTCTTCCAGTTGAGGACACAAACAAATGTGCACTTGCTGCATTCCCCCAAAAGCCTAAGGCTGTCTCTGGGTGAGTCTCTGCGCCAGCGCTGGTGGCGTCGATTCTAGAGATATCTTTTGCCTCAGCAGTGAAAGATGCATGCCTCATTATGAGTCCGCATCGGACCTACCTTGATCGTGGACATGTCTTTGGAGATGAcgacgttcttctcttcccacTCCTttgcctgtttctctttctcgatcGCAGATTCGCGTTCCACAACGGTTAGTCTGTCATTCAGGGCGTCGAGAGCGCTCTGCAGTTGGTCGAATTTCTCCACGAAGATGGAAGACAGCTTGTCTTGGACACCAAGCAGCTGGCTTTCAAACATCtgaaacacagacagagaaatccTCAGGACCGATTCACGCGTCGCTACACCACGACAGCATTACAGCAACGTGGCTCCCTGCCGTCTTGAATGAACATTTCTACCCGTCTTGAGCAGTCCAGCAAGGTGGCGGAGGTGCAGAGCAAGCCTAGAGAAAACGGATGTCAGTATCTCCTAACGGGAGTCCTATTCAGAATCCTGAACACTACAATGTCCCTGTTTGATTTGCGTTGTACACTTCCGGATCGCGGATTATTCGTGGAGAGCCAATGTTTGAAAAGGTTGTCATGTGGTAATTGCGCCGGGAGCTACCCAGAAGAGACGGAATCGAAGGAGGCCAAACCCTGCTTCCACATTCCACTGCCCATCTACAAAGACGCACACTCTCGTCGCGAgtcacacagacacacatctGCACCTGTGTGTTCATGAATATGCCCCTGTGAACATTTGAATATGTCTGCCTCCGCAAGCGGTAGTCAAAGAtgcacagaaaacagaggatcCTCCATGAAAAGCGAATGATGAAGCACACACGTTTGAGAGGGCTCTTGACTTGGCTGTTCGTGAGACAAGAGTCGACTGCAGGCACTCGTCGAAACGCGAGGTAGACAGATgggcagagaaacgaaagaatTCTCTCTGGACGTCCAGGCGTGTTTTTTGCATTCGCGAAAAACAAGGATTTGAGGGAAGAAAGATGCAAAATGACACATGCACCAAGGAAGTTTATAGAACTAAGGATACTCCTGATACCAAGTACAGCAAGTCCTCCAAGTAACAACTCACTAGCCTTACGATTTAGAACCGTCAAACTAGTACTTAGTGGAGGGTACATTGTCCAAGCAAGGCCACTCCAGAATTCTGCAGGGAAGAAGTCGGTCGCCACGAtgaacagagacactcgaaaCATGGAGATCCTACGCACGCGCCGAGAAGCCGACGTCGAGCTTGAGACGAAAACGCATTTGAATGGAAATTCCAATCTGCATGTTTCAagtttcctgtttccgacTCACTGCCTGGAGAGCTTTGTTCGCCTCGACGCGGCGCTTGATTTCCGCATTGAGAgttttctccagtttcgTGATGGCTTCCTTGATCGCAATAACCCGActctcttcactctccctt
Proteins encoded in this window:
- a CDS encoding SF-assemblin, putative (encoded by transcript TGME49_218880), which gives rise to MDHQFSQSQLGMGDGGFGGSQSTRSKLAVLSERIHGFEKQMESEAKQRRESEESRVIAIKEAITKLEKTLNAEIKRRVEANKALQAMFESQLLGVQDKLSSIFVEKFDQLQSALDALNDRLTVVERESAIEKEKQAKEWEEKNVVISKDMSTIKAALETESQLRQEREVQLAKRLGELEYRTEGKFEAEKNTRQQKYEQAHEEMEEAKRIRERNEEKFQTFVLEEIAALKNGLVLESQAREGADDDIVQAVNHYTTALQDALRLVTTA